A genomic segment from Propionibacteriaceae bacterium ZF39 encodes:
- a CDS encoding ABC transporter substrate-binding protein: MTTTFRRKLLAGAAALTLTIGLGACAESQRGTGSGGSGGSDAAQDTFIFAGSSDPVMLDPAMASDGESFRISRQIFEGLVSVKPGTTEPEALLATAWESSEDGKEHTFTLKSGVKFHDGTDFNAEAVCANFERWANWKGLNQNENITYYYGKLFQGYRNPEAGAQKGIYEGCEAKSPTEATIKLNKPFASFVDAMTLPAFSMQSPEAMQKYNADDTQGTESDPRFSEYATAHPTGTGPFKFEKWDRGQQVVLNRNDDYHGEKAKISKAIIRIISDPKARTQELQAGNIDGYDLVAPADVQALKDKGFQVMNRPAFNILYLAFNQNSEPMKDVRVRQALNHAIDKEAVIKQSLPEGTVAATQYMPDMVNGYASDVTTYDYNPEKAKQLLAEAGQQNLTVRFAYPTGVSRPYMPTPEDTYVALKSQLEAVGIKVEPVTAKWSPDYIDLATSPEGIDKRDVHMLGWTGDYNDPDNFIGVFFGKKTNEWGFENPEIFSALGAARELNTKDAQEKAYQDVSKQIADFAPGVPIAHPAPSLAFGKGVQGYNPSPVQDEVWNTVTVTR, from the coding sequence ATGACGACGACGTTCCGCAGGAAACTGCTGGCAGGGGCCGCTGCCCTGACGTTGACCATCGGGCTGGGGGCCTGCGCCGAGAGCCAGCGCGGCACCGGCAGCGGAGGCAGCGGCGGCTCCGATGCCGCCCAGGACACTTTCATCTTCGCCGGCTCGTCCGATCCGGTGATGCTCGATCCGGCCATGGCGAGCGACGGCGAGAGCTTCCGCATCTCCCGCCAGATCTTCGAGGGACTCGTCTCGGTGAAGCCGGGCACGACCGAGCCGGAGGCCCTGCTGGCCACGGCGTGGGAGAGCTCCGAGGACGGCAAGGAACACACCTTCACCCTGAAGTCGGGCGTCAAGTTCCACGACGGCACCGACTTCAACGCCGAGGCGGTGTGCGCCAACTTCGAGCGGTGGGCCAACTGGAAGGGCCTCAACCAGAACGAGAACATCACCTATTACTACGGCAAGCTTTTCCAGGGTTATCGCAACCCGGAGGCAGGTGCCCAGAAGGGCATCTATGAGGGCTGCGAGGCCAAGTCGCCCACCGAGGCGACCATCAAGCTGAACAAGCCGTTCGCCTCCTTCGTCGATGCGATGACGCTGCCGGCGTTCTCGATGCAGTCTCCCGAGGCGATGCAGAAATACAACGCCGACGACACCCAGGGCACCGAGTCGGATCCGCGCTTCTCGGAGTACGCCACCGCGCACCCGACCGGCACCGGTCCGTTCAAGTTCGAGAAGTGGGACCGTGGCCAGCAGGTCGTGCTGAACCGCAACGACGACTACCACGGTGAGAAGGCGAAGATCAGCAAGGCGATCATCCGCATCATTTCGGACCCGAAGGCGCGTACGCAGGAACTGCAGGCCGGCAACATCGACGGCTATGACCTCGTTGCCCCGGCCGATGTGCAGGCGCTGAAGGACAAGGGCTTCCAGGTCATGAACCGTCCGGCGTTCAACATCCTGTATCTCGCGTTCAACCAGAACTCCGAGCCGATGAAGGATGTCCGCGTCCGACAGGCGCTCAACCACGCCATCGACAAGGAAGCGGTCATCAAGCAGTCCCTGCCCGAGGGCACCGTGGCTGCGACGCAGTACATGCCTGACATGGTCAACGGCTATGCCTCTGACGTGACGACCTATGACTACAACCCGGAGAAGGCCAAGCAGCTGCTGGCCGAGGCGGGCCAGCAGAACCTGACCGTTCGCTTCGCGTACCCGACCGGCGTCTCGCGGCCCTACATGCCGACCCCGGAGGACACCTATGTTGCGCTGAAGTCGCAGCTGGAGGCGGTCGGCATCAAGGTCGAGCCGGTGACGGCCAAGTGGAGCCCGGACTACATCGACCTGGCGACGAGCCCCGAGGGCATCGACAAGCGCGATGTGCACATGCTCGGCTGGACCGGCGACTACAACGACCCGGACAACTTCATCGGTGTGTTCTTCGGCAAGAAGACCAACGAGTGGGGCTTCGAGAACCCGGAGATCTTCTCCGCGCTGGGTGCCGCTCGTGAGCTGAACACCAAGGACGCGCAGGAAAAGGCCTATCAGGACGTCAGCAAGCAGATCGCTGACTTCGCCCCGGGCGTGCCGATCGCTCACCCGGCCCCGTCGCTGGCCTTCGGCAAGGGCGTGCAGGGCTACAACCCGAGCCCCGTCCAGGACGAGGTCTGGAACACCGTCACCGTCACCCGGTGA